Proteins from a single region of Chryseobacterium sp. T16E-39:
- a CDS encoding AAA family ATPase: MRIAFTGSHRVGKTTLAEEIAESLPDYEFINEPYLQLEEEGCLFSEIPTLEDYMKQFNFSVEQLQNSDDNVIFDRCPLDLLAYIYAISKRKNISTLYEEMTSTIAEIDLLIFVPIEKVDLIGCQESDLPNLRHEVNDILEDWIGDFSNEILEVSGTLDNRKKQVLDKMLDMEK; the protein is encoded by the coding sequence ATGCGAATAGCTTTTACAGGTTCACATAGAGTTGGAAAAACAACTTTGGCAGAAGAGATTGCTGAAAGTTTACCTGATTATGAATTTATAAATGAGCCTTACTTACAACTTGAGGAAGAAGGATGTTTGTTTTCAGAAATACCGACGTTGGAAGATTATATGAAGCAATTCAATTTTTCGGTAGAACAGCTACAAAATAGTGATGACAATGTAATTTTTGACCGTTGTCCATTAGACCTATTGGCATACATTTATGCAATTAGCAAAAGGAAAAATATATCAACTCTTTACGAAGAAATGACCTCGACAATTGCTGAAATTGACCTCTTGATTTTTGTTCCTATAGAAAAAGTCGATTTAATAGGTTGTCAAGAATCAGATTTGCCCAATCTAAGACACGAAGTAAATGATATTTTAGAAGACTGGATTGGAGATTTTAGTAATGAAATTCTTGAAGTAAGCGGAACTTTAGACAACAGGAAAAAGCAAGTATTGGATAAGATGCTTGATATGGAAAAATAA
- a CDS encoding MauE/DoxX family redox-associated membrane protein: MKYLKKIIPFAVSIFFVILFCYAAISKVLDFENFQVQISASPLLNGSLQFLPYTIIIAEVLIAGLLCYRKTRNIGLLGSFVLMLIFTGYIALILSTSNNLPCSCGGILEKMSWHHHLYFNIGCVILSIIGLGLNLKYSRPAE, encoded by the coding sequence GTGAAATATTTAAAAAAAATAATACCATTTGCGGTAAGCATTTTCTTTGTTATTCTTTTCTGCTATGCCGCTATAAGTAAGGTATTGGATTTTGAGAATTTCCAAGTTCAGATTTCAGCATCACCATTGTTGAATGGGTCTTTGCAATTCCTCCCTTACACAATAATCATTGCCGAAGTTCTTATTGCAGGATTATTATGCTATCGAAAAACAAGAAATATAGGACTGTTAGGAAGTTTTGTTTTGATGCTCATCTTTACTGGATATATTGCTTTAATACTAAGTACAAGTAATAATCTTCCTTGTTCGTGCGGAGGAATTTTGGAAAAGATGAGCTGGCATCACCATCTGTATTTTAATATTGGTTGTGTCATTCTTTCAATTATTGGTTTAGGTTTAAATCTAAAATACAGCAGGCCTGCTGAGTAA
- a CDS encoding Crp/Fnr family transcriptional regulator — translation MLRSLGVFSDFELQLFNQNTKTKTVEKNEVLLSEGEISKSIFFIKTGALFQLQKIDDEEKIIDLNIQDDWVFNFDSLTNQIPSNIIIKSFAKSEVVELKLENLHKLISISQNFLQLNKIFNSLSTKIHIYDSNLNPTEKYDYLLKNKPQIIKIFPLNMIASYLKIRQETLSRVRANVIF, via the coding sequence ATGCTAAGAAGCCTAGGTGTTTTTTCAGATTTTGAACTGCAATTATTTAATCAAAATACTAAAACTAAAACCGTTGAAAAAAATGAAGTCCTTCTTTCTGAAGGAGAAATTTCAAAATCGATTTTCTTTATCAAAACCGGAGCTCTTTTTCAACTTCAAAAAATTGATGATGAAGAAAAAATTATTGATTTGAATATTCAAGATGATTGGGTTTTCAATTTTGATAGTTTGACGAATCAAATTCCTTCCAATATAATTATAAAGTCATTTGCTAAATCAGAAGTTGTAGAATTAAAACTAGAAAACTTACACAAACTGATTTCGATTTCACAAAATTTCTTACAACTCAACAAGATTTTCAATTCGTTGTCTACCAAAATTCATATTTATGATAGCAATTTGAATCCGACTGAAAAATATGATTACCTTCTAAAAAATAAACCTCAAATCATTAAAATTTTTCCATTGAATATGATTGCTTCTTATTTAAAAATTCGCCAAGAAACTTTAAGCCGAGTAAGAGCAAATGTGATTTTTTGA
- a CDS encoding helix-turn-helix domain-containing protein, with translation MFRLFILLLVSTAELWVAQSTDNVAYHQIRKKYDRQKVNDTTALSYVDLLIALAKKEKNYSELTYAYQDALNFEPSGYHKKLYADSAITSAQHSCNNDFIASAYLGRGIVSYYNFKDYQPALDDYLKALSYARRSTSPYVKYKVLYHLGVMKSYLGYYDEAVSQFKDCSAFFKQEILKNNSPDILYNMRKGYYNSLHQLIYSYQQMGDDDSADRLIEIGNKEIPQNLDFVQLRSYFLKSKGISEFRKGNYEQSIADFNRALPELLKVNDFAWVSVIYFYLGKNKLARHQQQESFSFFRKVDSIYQKHFFFFPELTENYKILLKNARKKSNIDETLSFADTLHEIEKINIEDRHYLSTRFELEEINIEYSSTAQRYRSILAGVVAVSMLLFVFIVNTYLEKKPEKTYDVVLAGVGIDIEELETDVSPPKWTLSAEIRNRIRKNLQKFEDEKEFLKPNLSLKKIAIRVGTNPNYLSSYINTEKGMHFNRYLSDLRIKYIAELLAEDPITAHQKTEVLAKLCGIASRSNFLKLFLEIYGMSLQEYQHQCREKFAANDRF, from the coding sequence ATGTTCAGGTTGTTTATATTGCTATTGGTTTCCACTGCGGAATTATGGGTTGCGCAGAGCACAGACAATGTGGCCTATCATCAGATTAGAAAAAAGTATGATCGCCAGAAGGTTAATGATACTACAGCACTTTCTTACGTTGATCTTTTAATTGCCCTCGCAAAAAAAGAAAAAAATTATTCTGAATTAACTTATGCATACCAAGATGCCCTGAATTTTGAGCCATCAGGATACCACAAAAAGCTGTATGCAGACAGTGCAATAACTTCCGCCCAGCATAGTTGCAATAACGATTTTATTGCCTCTGCTTATCTTGGAAGGGGAATTGTGTCTTACTATAATTTTAAAGATTACCAACCTGCATTGGATGATTATCTTAAAGCGTTATCCTACGCCAGACGTAGCACTAGCCCATACGTAAAGTATAAGGTATTATATCATCTGGGTGTAATGAAAAGTTATCTGGGATATTATGATGAGGCAGTTAGTCAATTTAAGGACTGTTCTGCTTTCTTTAAACAGGAGATTTTGAAAAATAATTCACCAGATATCCTGTACAATATGCGCAAAGGCTATTATAATAGTTTACATCAGCTTATCTATAGCTACCAGCAAATGGGAGATGATGATAGCGCCGACCGCTTAATTGAAATTGGCAACAAGGAAATACCCCAAAATTTAGATTTTGTCCAATTAAGGAGCTATTTTCTTAAATCTAAAGGCATTTCTGAATTTCGTAAAGGAAATTACGAGCAAAGTATTGCTGATTTTAATCGTGCACTTCCGGAACTACTCAAAGTAAATGACTTTGCCTGGGTATCAGTGATCTACTTTTATCTAGGAAAGAATAAATTGGCTCGGCACCAGCAGCAAGAATCTTTTAGTTTTTTTAGAAAAGTAGATTCCATTTATCAGAAACACTTTTTTTTCTTTCCTGAGCTTACGGAAAACTATAAAATTTTACTGAAGAATGCCCGTAAAAAATCAAATATAGACGAGACATTATCTTTTGCTGATACCCTCCACGAAATTGAAAAAATAAACATAGAAGACAGACATTACCTTTCTACGAGGTTTGAATTGGAAGAGATAAATATTGAATATTCCAGTACTGCCCAACGTTACAGGAGCATCCTCGCTGGTGTTGTAGCTGTATCTATGCTCTTATTTGTGTTCATAGTCAACACTTATCTGGAAAAGAAACCCGAGAAAACATACGATGTGGTCTTAGCGGGTGTGGGTATTGATATTGAGGAATTAGAAACGGATGTCTCGCCACCAAAATGGACGTTGAGTGCAGAGATTCGCAACAGAATTCGGAAAAATCTACAAAAATTTGAAGACGAAAAAGAGTTTTTGAAACCGAACCTGAGTTTGAAAAAAATTGCAATAAGAGTAGGGACAAATCCTAATTATCTATCTTCCTACATTAACACAGAGAAAGGAATGCATTTTAACCGCTACCTAAGTGACTTGCGCATCAAGTATATTGCCGAATTGCTTGCAGAAGATCCTATAACAGCTCATCAGAAAACCGAAGTTCTTGCCAAATTATGTGGAATTGCCTCCCGCTCCAACTTTCTAAAACTGTTTTTAGAGATCTATGGAATGTCGCTGCAAGAGTATCAGCATCAGTGCAGAGAGAAGTTTGCTGCTAATGACAGATTTTAG
- a CDS encoding bleomycin resistance protein, whose amino-acid sequence MITDIIAKLPMRQKELTLNFYKKLGFNVFGNEFDNYLILQRDKLQLHFFEFKNLIPDENYGQIYIRTTSIEDLFNKFIENKVPIHPNGHLAEKPWGQKEFSILDPDSNLITFGETLN is encoded by the coding sequence ATGATTACTGATATTATTGCAAAATTGCCAATGAGGCAAAAAGAACTTACTCTAAATTTTTATAAAAAACTAGGTTTTAACGTTTTCGGAAATGAGTTTGATAATTACTTAATACTACAAAGAGATAAACTGCAATTGCACTTTTTTGAATTTAAAAATCTTATTCCAGACGAAAATTACGGACAGATTTATATCCGTACAACATCCATTGAGGATTTGTTTAACAAATTCATTGAAAATAAAGTTCCAATACATCCAAATGGACATTTAGCTGAAAAACCTTGGGGACAAAAAGAATTTTCTATCCTTGACCCCGATAGCAATCTGATAACTTTTGGAGAAACATTGAATTAA
- a CDS encoding helix-turn-helix domain-containing protein has translation MIVNLITKEDLKEFKTELLEDLKNLFNIKVSEQKLWLRSSEVKELLKISSGTLQNLRINGTLSYTRVGGTLYYNYKDIEKMLNGKG, from the coding sequence ATGATAGTAAATCTCATCACAAAGGAAGACCTTAAGGAATTTAAAACCGAGTTATTGGAAGACCTTAAGAATTTATTCAATATCAAAGTTTCTGAGCAGAAATTATGGTTACGTTCATCAGAGGTTAAAGAACTTTTAAAAATCTCTTCCGGAACATTGCAAAACCTTCGTATTAATGGAACTCTGTCTTATACACGTGTCGGAGGGACTTTATACTACAATTACAAAGACATCGAAAAGATGTTAAATGGCAAAGGATAA
- a CDS encoding ATP-binding protein, whose protein sequence is MILSSVYIIDHFLFEDAQVLNFGGHNFYSFSINKDLKKIYVTVTQNQSYIHEFWNKNIQNISAIVGSNGTGKTNILKAINKSYKDKTKSIFIYEEVFENNDIKLVIHNRTADFDYDNKKLEGSEYEIILTNVENYDLYKAESVIPLYYSAIYNTSIPDFYSLLPLESGSISKNLSNIYSDTILKQVAFLNNPVSKLIKQSFPDFPVYNLFKISLKNLSKRDFTQVYSDSNIGNPEKIETLKIHIESDLKEQKFRNPESLLRRYLSIIGDDNLFDTLQQIWNLPQYKNELTEKSHIVHDSSTFIKNFEIIILSFLTLNDTFIITGSNGRFDFNKILESSNFEEFLDNFLKKYIISQDKIFESNESDIKLENSNELIKIISSAYERITQVNGINTSMLRDKMLRDIEGLHNILDFYKLINELETDEESTSLVFFIDNGDIVERSELFFDLYSKIVNYFSNIPGINPDFLDVRTDINLSYGETCLLNLYSTIFNFTVSNDHTRKRENYLVILDEADLGYHPMWKRKFVDTLNNTLPIIFEELTPMIFEGNSWFPNPLYSIPNIQIIFTTHDPLSLSDIPNNNVIYLKRNNGFTKVLEFDDIQRPTKTFGANISDLIADSFFVTDGLIGDFVKEKIEDTIEWINVNVILENRQTETFDQELIYHKKLISIIDEPIIKLKLSEMISELEDSVVFQKEIIAKEIESLQQKYDRL, encoded by the coding sequence ATGATATTATCATCAGTATATATTATTGACCATTTCTTATTTGAAGACGCTCAAGTTTTAAATTTTGGTGGACATAACTTTTATTCATTTTCAATAAATAAAGATTTGAAAAAAATATATGTTACAGTCACTCAAAATCAATCTTATATTCATGAATTTTGGAATAAAAATATTCAGAATATTTCTGCAATAGTTGGGTCTAATGGAACAGGTAAAACAAATATCCTGAAAGCTATAAATAAGTCTTATAAGGATAAAACAAAGAGCATTTTTATTTACGAAGAAGTTTTCGAAAATAACGACATAAAACTTGTTATACATAATAGAACGGCAGATTTTGATTATGATAACAAGAAATTGGAAGGCTCTGAATATGAAATTATTTTAACTAACGTTGAAAACTATGATCTCTATAAAGCAGAATCTGTAATACCATTATATTATTCTGCCATTTACAACACGTCAATTCCAGATTTCTATTCATTGTTGCCACTAGAATCAGGAAGTATTAGCAAAAATCTTTCTAATATATATTCTGACACTATTTTAAAGCAAGTTGCTTTCTTAAATAATCCAGTTAGTAAATTAATTAAACAATCTTTTCCAGATTTTCCTGTCTATAATTTGTTTAAAATCAGTTTGAAAAATTTAAGTAAAAGAGATTTTACTCAAGTTTATAGTGATTCTAATATAGGAAACCCTGAAAAAATAGAAACACTTAAAATACATATCGAAAGTGATTTAAAGGAACAAAAATTTAGAAATCCAGAAAGTTTATTAAGGCGCTATTTGTCAATAATTGGTGATGATAATTTATTTGATACTTTACAACAGATTTGGAATTTACCTCAATATAAAAATGAATTAACTGAGAAATCTCATATTGTTCATGATTCATCAACCTTTATCAAAAATTTTGAGATAATAATTTTATCTTTTTTAACGTTAAATGACACCTTTATTATCACCGGAAGCAATGGAAGATTTGATTTTAATAAAATATTAGAGTCTTCAAATTTTGAAGAGTTTCTAGATAATTTTTTGAAAAAATACATAATCAGCCAAGATAAAATTTTTGAGAGTAATGAAAGCGATATTAAGCTTGAGAACTCGAATGAATTGATTAAAATTATTTCTTCAGCGTATGAAAGAATCACCCAAGTTAATGGTATTAATACATCGATGTTAAGAGATAAAATGCTTAGAGATATTGAAGGTTTACATAATATATTAGATTTCTATAAATTAATAAACGAACTAGAAACTGATGAGGAATCAACAAGTCTTGTTTTTTTTATTGATAACGGTGATATAGTAGAACGTTCAGAATTATTTTTTGACTTATATTCTAAAATTGTTAATTATTTCAGTAATATTCCCGGTATAAATCCGGATTTTTTGGATGTTAGAACTGATATTAATCTTTCATATGGAGAAACGTGCTTACTAAATCTATATTCTACGATATTTAATTTTACAGTAAGTAATGATCATACTAGGAAAAGAGAAAATTATCTTGTAATATTAGATGAAGCAGATTTAGGCTATCATCCTATGTGGAAAAGAAAATTTGTAGACACTTTAAACAATACTCTACCAATAATTTTTGAAGAATTAACCCCAATGATTTTCGAAGGTAATTCTTGGTTTCCAAATCCACTTTATTCAATTCCTAATATTCAAATAATATTTACTACTCACGATCCATTATCATTATCAGATATACCGAATAATAATGTTATCTACCTCAAGAGAAATAATGGTTTTACAAAGGTTCTTGAATTTGATGATATCCAACGTCCAACCAAAACTTTTGGAGCCAACATTAGTGATTTGATTGCTGATTCTTTTTTTGTTACGGACGGTTTAATAGGAGATTTTGTTAAAGAGAAGATTGAAGATACAATTGAGTGGATTAATGTAAATGTAATCTTGGAAAATAGACAGACAGAAACGTTTGATCAAGAACTGATTTATCATAAAAAATTAATTTCAATTATTGATGAACCTATTATAAAACTTAAACTTTCAGAAATGATTTCCGAATTAGAAGATAGCGTTGTTTTTCAAAAAGAGATTATTGCGAAAGAAATAGAATCGTTGCAACAAAAATATGATAGATTATGA
- a CDS encoding ATP-binding protein has translation MSFKLIAIRPLSECNSNFLKNLQPNYIYQLDQNYNFYDSNNKILNNTVSENLIERINIKKNQVNDLYDLKFSVPLLDCEKFVKINISAIVGKNGSGKSSLVELLYVAFYKISRICKIIDFSSTDDKKQAQKGISNIDQVIKTKTVEKEDLKLLDSEISSVKKGLDKVLELEKNRIIYDEGTDKINVEFIYSIGDKTYILRLKDDALSLKSLTDNRTYDINSYEEFKNNLSMLFYNLVINYSLYGLNSEESGKWIEKIFHKNDSYQTPIVLNPFRDKGNIDINSENYLVRSRLMSLLFDKKVNNKELAKNKTVTRIKLSFSEKSNSDFAKLQEDFENKIFPELYRTFFKKEDSTTFIVKTGILYKKTQEYILRKITLIPERYPTFKDYYDENNLLNVEKIDGFIQQLYTDRSHITLKLRQALNFYEYQDYVDDKIINEEKTFEIKDLENKINSYEYPFLDLIDLVPPSFFKFELYFDSSEENNFSNLSSGEKQKIFSLNSVVYHLRNLISVNFNSRKEELLVYNNFNIILDEIELYYHPELQRTFISDLLDYLKKIDYNNLEVLPNLNIIFITHSPFILSDIPAKNILFLKSNENESTAVLENKKSFGANIHELLGDNFFLSDDDIYIGEFAKTKISETIDWLNILKQKKLKLSKLEEKEQNENLTDPKLSEKLEIIDSIRNLSALSNQHLELIDLIDEPIIKNKLLEMYSEIFGNAVRKEYLEKEKDRIIKEIEGLS, from the coding sequence ATGAGTTTTAAATTAATAGCCATCAGACCACTTTCTGAATGTAATTCTAACTTTCTTAAAAATTTACAACCCAACTATATTTATCAATTAGACCAAAATTATAATTTTTACGACTCTAATAATAAAATACTTAATAATACTGTATCAGAAAATCTAATTGAAAGAATAAATATAAAAAAGAATCAAGTAAATGATTTATATGATTTGAAATTCTCTGTTCCATTACTTGATTGTGAAAAATTTGTGAAGATTAATATTTCAGCTATAGTAGGTAAAAATGGAAGCGGTAAGAGCAGTCTGGTAGAGTTGTTATATGTGGCATTTTATAAAATATCGAGAATATGCAAAATTATTGATTTTTCAAGTACAGATGATAAGAAACAAGCCCAAAAGGGAATATCTAATATTGATCAGGTAATAAAGACAAAGACAGTAGAAAAAGAAGATTTAAAATTATTGGATTCAGAAATATCATCTGTAAAAAAAGGATTAGATAAAGTACTAGAGCTAGAAAAAAATAGAATAATATATGATGAAGGTACAGATAAGATTAATGTTGAGTTTATATATTCTATTGGTGACAAAACTTATATTTTAAGATTAAAAGATGATGCTTTGTCTTTAAAATCATTGACAGATAACCGTACTTATGATATAAATTCTTATGAAGAATTTAAAAATAACCTAAGTATGTTATTTTATAATTTAGTCATAAATTATTCGTTGTACGGTTTAAATTCTGAAGAATCAGGTAAATGGATAGAGAAAATTTTTCATAAAAACGATTCTTATCAGACGCCTATTGTTTTAAATCCATTTAGAGATAAAGGTAATATTGACATTAATTCTGAGAATTACTTAGTCAGATCAAGATTGATGTCATTGTTGTTTGATAAAAAAGTTAACAATAAGGAATTAGCTAAAAATAAAACAGTCACAAGAATAAAACTTTCGTTTAGTGAAAAATCGAATTCTGATTTTGCTAAACTTCAAGAAGATTTTGAAAATAAAATATTTCCCGAACTTTATAGGACATTTTTTAAAAAAGAAGACTCCACTACGTTCATCGTTAAAACTGGTATATTATATAAGAAAACACAAGAATATATTCTTAGGAAAATAACATTGATTCCTGAGAGATATCCCACTTTTAAGGATTATTATGATGAAAATAATCTTCTTAATGTCGAAAAAATCGATGGATTTATACAGCAGCTCTATACTGATAGAAGTCATATAACATTAAAATTAAGACAAGCTTTGAACTTTTACGAGTATCAAGACTATGTTGATGATAAAATAATCAATGAAGAAAAAACTTTTGAGATTAAAGATCTTGAGAATAAAATAAATAGTTATGAATATCCTTTTCTTGATTTAATTGATTTAGTCCCGCCCTCCTTTTTTAAGTTCGAATTATATTTTGATTCCTCTGAAGAAAACAATTTTTCAAATTTAAGTTCTGGTGAAAAACAAAAAATTTTTAGCCTGAACTCTGTCGTCTATCATTTAAGAAATCTTATATCAGTCAATTTCAATTCAAGAAAAGAAGAACTCTTAGTATATAATAACTTTAATATTATACTTGATGAAATTGAGTTATACTATCATCCAGAATTACAAAGAACTTTTATTTCCGATCTACTAGATTATCTCAAGAAGATAGATTATAATAACTTAGAAGTTTTACCAAATCTAAATATAATTTTTATTACTCATTCTCCCTTTATATTGTCTGACATACCAGCAAAAAATATTTTATTTTTAAAAAGTAACGAAAATGAATCTACTGCTGTATTAGAAAATAAAAAATCATTCGGAGCTAACATTCACGAATTATTAGGAGATAATTTTTTTTTAAGTGATGATGATATCTATATTGGAGAATTTGCAAAAACCAAAATTTCAGAAACTATTGATTGGCTAAATATTTTAAAACAAAAAAAACTGAAATTGAGCAAGTTGGAAGAAAAGGAACAGAATGAAAATTTGACCGATCCAAAATTATCAGAAAAGCTAGAGATAATTGATTCTATTCGTAATCTTTCAGCCTTAAGTAATCAGCACTTAGAGCTAATTGATTTAATCGACGAACCAATTATCAAAAATAAGTTATTAGAAATGTATTCTGAAATATTTGGAAATGCTGTAAGAAAGGAATATTTAGAAAAAGAAAAGGATAGAATTATAAAAGAAATTGAGGGTTTAAGTTAA
- a CDS encoding condensin complex protein MksE produces MENVDNKTTVSDFLYAENAKEFFAEIDYLLKDGMHFQKQGNQIRYFNFIDKNIDSLKLYYQDFFDVELSEGGEKPNNYFFLDFYGNSRGNISPRHREILKSEYIIIGFIIYKIIYIDKEIDLDSVQKLKEKIRIEYEDYKPGIYRLIAKSKNITPGNFNDKTIDTTIQSALEEFRKIGWIELSKDEFGLLPAFDRLIKIYEEYILNIDETLNELK; encoded by the coding sequence ATGGAAAATGTTGATAACAAAACTACAGTAAGTGATTTTTTATATGCAGAAAATGCAAAAGAATTTTTTGCAGAAATAGATTATCTTTTAAAAGATGGAATGCACTTTCAGAAACAAGGTAATCAGATTCGCTATTTTAATTTTATCGATAAGAACATTGACAGTCTAAAGCTATATTATCAGGATTTTTTCGATGTAGAACTTTCTGAAGGAGGTGAAAAACCAAATAATTATTTCTTTTTAGATTTTTATGGAAATAGTCGTGGAAACATATCTCCGCGACATAGGGAAATATTGAAAAGTGAATATATAATCATCGGTTTTATAATCTATAAAATCATTTATATTGATAAGGAAATAGATTTAGATTCAGTTCAAAAGCTAAAAGAAAAAATAAGAATTGAATATGAAGATTATAAACCGGGAATATATAGGCTAATTGCAAAATCAAAAAATATTACTCCGGGAAATTTTAATGATAAAACGATAGATACTACAATCCAATCAGCATTGGAAGAGTTTAGAAAAATTGGCTGGATTGAATTAAGCAAAGATGAGTTTGGTTTACTTCCAGCTTTTGACAGGCTGATAAAGATTTATGAAGAATATATCCTGAATATTGATGAAACCCTAAATGAATTGAAATGA